In one window of Synergistes jonesii DNA:
- a CDS encoding PHP domain-containing protein, producing MMTIDMHVHSSYSDGTCTPAQIALLSRRHGLFLVALTDHDTTSGLLPFSKACADEGIHGLCGIELSAESPYTLHILGYRIAPGSPRLEERLDYIRRCRGARNLKICEKLRRLGVDVTVEEAEEISGGEVVARPHIARLLVERGYVSTVGEAFAKYLARGAAAYVSRERLSAEECISLINGAGGLAVLAHPYQTCLDDEGLRALIKRLKDAGLWGIEAIYGANSPDVTYGHLKLAKKFGLYATAGSDFHGGNKAGVELGVPVSDDLLPWARLGIR from the coding sequence ATGATGACGATTGATATGCACGTCCACAGCAGCTATTCCGACGGCACGTGCACGCCCGCGCAGATAGCGCTTCTTTCGCGCCGGCACGGGCTTTTTCTCGTGGCCCTCACGGACCACGACACGACGTCCGGGCTCCTTCCCTTCTCGAAAGCCTGCGCAGACGAGGGGATCCACGGGCTCTGCGGCATAGAGCTTTCCGCCGAATCGCCGTATACGCTGCACATCTTAGGCTACAGGATAGCGCCGGGCTCGCCGCGCCTTGAAGAACGCCTTGATTATATACGCCGGTGCCGCGGCGCCAGAAACCTGAAGATCTGCGAAAAGCTGCGCAGGCTCGGCGTGGACGTAACTGTAGAAGAGGCGGAAGAGATATCCGGAGGTGAGGTCGTCGCGCGTCCTCATATCGCGCGGCTGCTGGTCGAGAGGGGCTACGTTTCGACCGTCGGCGAGGCCTTTGCTAAATACCTCGCGCGTGGGGCCGCCGCTTACGTCTCGCGGGAGCGCCTCTCGGCCGAAGAGTGCATCTCTCTGATAAACGGCGCCGGGGGGCTCGCAGTGCTCGCGCACCCGTACCAGACCTGCCTCGACGACGAAGGGCTCCGCGCGCTGATAAAGAGACTCAAAGACGCCGGGCTGTGGGGGATAGAGGCGATATACGGCGCTAACTCCCCCGACGTGACATACGGTCATTTGAAGCTCGCAAAGAAGTTCGGGCTCTACGCGACAGCGGGTTCCGATTTCCACGGGGGGAACAAGGCCGGCGTGGAGCTGGGCGTGCCCGTGTCCGACGACCTGCTCCCGTGGGCCAGGCTCGGCATAAGATAA